A stretch of DNA from Bacillota bacterium:
CATAAAAAAAGTATGCGGGTTCATGATTTTGCGTCCTAAGATCATGATTTGCATACCAAGCGGTATTACAGAGGTTGAAGAGCGCGCTGTTATTGATGCTGCAAAGCAGGCTGGCGCTAAAAAGGTGTACTTAATTGAAGAGCCTATCGCTGCAGCTATTGGGGCAGGCGTTGATATATATAAACCAGACGGCAATATGATTGTCGATATCGGTGGCGGAACGACCGATGTGGCTGTTATCTCGCTTGGTTCCTCGGTTGTTTCCTCATCAATTAAAACAGCAGGAGATAAATTCGACGAGGCGTTAATTAAATACTGCAAGAGAAAATACAACGTTCTCATCGGTGAAAGAACTGCCGAACGAGTTAAAATGGAGATCGGATGCATATATCCAATGGAGGAGAAAATGGCTGTTGAAGTCAAGGGCAGATGCCTTATGACCGGTCTTCCGAAGGTTATTACAATAACATCCGATGAACTTTTAGAGGCGTTTGAAGAATGCGCTTCAAATATTTTAGAGGCAATACATTCAGTTCTCGAGCGTACTCCTCCGGAGCTTATAGGTGATATTGTTCAAAACGGCATTATCATGACTGGCGGCGGAAGCCTTATTTATGGCTTTGACAAGCTTGTCGAGTTCAAAACTGGGATAAAAACACGTATTGCAGACGATGCAATTTCCTGTGTCGCCAAAGGAACAGGCAAGTGTCTTGCAAACCTGAATAAACTGCAGGATGGAACGCTAAATATAGCACGCAATAAAGAGATGTATTAAGCACTTAAAAATTTAAAAAAATGAACTGCATCCTTAAGTTTTATCAGTATTTTTACTGACTTGCTAAAGGAGTGCAGTTCTTTTAATTAAAAAAGATTATAAAACTTGTGCATATGCTCGAATTAAACTTGATTCTGCGTGGATTTTCAGCGGGACAGCATAAAAAATAAATTGTTTATCAATAAGCTGGCTTAACCCAGTTAAATTTTCTATTATGAAAATATTATTTGAGAGCAGTATCTTGTGAATAGAAAATGGCGCCAAATCGGGAGAAGGCATATCGATGCCAACAAGTTTTACTTTTTTCGACACCAAAAACTCGGCAAGCCTTGTGCTTAATACCGGTTGTTCTTCGTAGTAGATTTGACTTCCGTAATGTTTGTCGAATCCTGTATAAAATAAAACAGCATGTTCGCTAATATCAATATTGCCATATTCCTGTTTGTAATCAATGATCTTTTCGCCTCTCACATCAAATAAAAGTCCCTTTGCAATAAAGTTCGAAAGAGGAAAATCTCCAATAGATCTTTCGTCTGGCAAAAGGTGTGATGGGGCGTCGATGTGAGTTCCAGAATGCATTCCTGCTTGTATAATCCAAGCATTATATAAGTCTTTTTTAATAAAACATTTCTGTTTTAGAACGACAGGGGTATCACCAGGGTAGACAGGCATATCGTTTTCAATATCGTATGATAAGTCTAAAAACTTAGATTCAGTCAATAGAACATATCCTTTCTGTTATAATGTCTTATAATAATACTGGAAATATTTTTATGCTTGTTATATAATATTCTAATTATAAACAAAATGTATTAAAGTGGGTGAAACCATGGAAATCGGCATATTTGCAGAGTTTAAAGATAAAGAATTCGAAAGTGAATACTATAACAGTGAGTTATCTTCCAGCCGACGTTTTACACGCCTTATGGTATTGGGATTTGGAATATTATATTTCTTATATGTTATCCCGGATTTTTCAATGTTACATAATAGTAAAGTATTTATAGGCACGTTTATAGACAGGTTATTTATTTTAGTTCTTACAATTATATTCTATTTCAGATTTT
This window harbors:
- the mreB gene encoding rod shape-determining protein MreB — protein: MYSEIGMDLGTASVLIYVKNKGIVLREPSVVAVDRNTNHVKAAGTEAQKMLGRTPGNIIAIRPLREGVINDFEVTQKMIKEFIKKVCGFMILRPKIMICIPSGITEVEERAVIDAAKQAGAKKVYLIEEPIAAAIGAGVDIYKPDGNMIVDIGGGTTDVAVISLGSSVVSSSIKTAGDKFDEALIKYCKRKYNVLIGERTAERVKMEIGCIYPMEEKMAVEVKGRCLMTGLPKVITITSDELLEAFEECASNILEAIHSVLERTPPELIGDIVQNGIIMTGGGSLIYGFDKLVEFKTGIKTRIADDAISCVAKGTGKCLANLNKLQDGTLNIARNKEMY
- a CDS encoding cyclase family protein, translating into MTESKFLDLSYDIENDMPVYPGDTPVVLKQKCFIKKDLYNAWIIQAGMHSGTHIDAPSHLLPDERSIGDFPLSNFIAKGLLFDVRGEKIIDYKQEYGNIDISEHAVLFYTGFDKHYGSQIYYEEQPVLSTRLAEFLVSKKVKLVGIDMPSPDLAPFSIHKILLSNNIFIIENLTGLSQLIDKQFIFYAVPLKIHAESSLIRAYAQVL